In a single window of the Acyrthosiphon pisum isolate AL4f chromosome X, pea_aphid_22Mar2018_4r6ur, whole genome shotgun sequence genome:
- the LOC100163837 gene encoding bleomycin hydrolase-like, with the protein MVTNNDTNSNISSQIEKDMCIVYRIVGVCLGIPDQTFKWYYRIGPNEPLVYQSFTPLEFYNTMVRPVFHLEDKVSLISDPRANKEFGRLYTLDLVGNVQEGTRIMRNNQPIEVLLEACKLSIATLGEPVWYSCEVHQRFSNELGLEDLKIHDIESLFGTDISIPMTKNERILYHESYPTHAMVLTGFHEENYEVTRWRVENSWGKRNVNTNGFIMMTTEWFKEYVFEVIVDKKTLPKCVLDVFGQEPIVLPVWDKLGSHIC; encoded by the exons ATGGTGACTAATAACGATACGAATAGTAATATTTCTTCCCAGATCGAAAAGGATATGTGCATTGTGTATCGTATCGTTGGAGTATGTTTGGGCATTCCCGACCAGACCTTCAAGTGGTACTATCGCATAGGTCCTAATGAACCCTTAGTGTATCAAAGCTTTACGCCACTTGAGTTCTACAACACAATGGTCCGCCCGGTTTTTCACCTTGAAGACaag GTCTCTTTGATATCTGACCCGAGAGCCAACAAGGAATTCGGCCGGCTGTATACGTTGGATTTGGTTGGGAACGTTCAGGAGGGCACTAGAATCATGCGTAATAATCAACCAATTGAAGTACTTCTGGAAGCATGCAAACTATCGATCGCCACACTTGGCGAACCGGTTTGGTACAGTTGTGAAGTGCACCAGAGATTTTCAAACGAACTTGGGCTCGAagacttaaaaat acatGACATAGAATCATTGTTCGGTACTGACATATCAATTCCAATGACCAAAAATGAACGGATTTTATACCATGAATCATATCCAACACACGCAATGGTATTGACTGGATTCCACGAagaa AACTATGAAGTTACACGGTGGCGCGTTGAAAATTCTTGGGGTAAACGTAATGTGAACACGAATGGGTTTATAATGATGACCACTGAATGGTTTAAAGAATACGTTTTTGAAGTCATTGTTGACAAAAAAACACTGCCAAAATGTGTTCTGGACGTATTTGGTCAGGAACCAATAGTATTGCCAGTTTGGGATAAACTTGGATCTCATATTTGTTGA